The nucleotide sequence gaggtggagcaggagACAGAGCCCCCCACAGTCTCTATGCTTAGCAGTAGCCTGGAAATCATCTCAGCCCTGTACAAGGGAAGAGAAGGCCCAGTCCTGGCCCGTGATAAGAGAGTACACCACTCAAACCCAGCTCCCAGAAAAGCTGGTGCTGGAGCCACTCCTTCCCAGCTGGAGCTCAGAGCTGCTCTGGGCTAGGAGCAGGAAGGGGCAGTACAGGCATAAGAAGCCACCTTGCCCCACACAGGCCAAGGCAATTTCAGGACCCTGATGGAACCTCCTTGTGGCAGAGTCTTGTCCTGGGGTGGCAGCAGGAGAGCCATAGGGCCAGCTCGAAGCTAAAAGTGTAGGTGCCAGGCCAGAAGTTCAGCTCTGGGACCGCGTGCGTATGGAGCTGCACAAGGCCAGGGAGGCAGGGCCCAGAGGTGGGTAAGCAGATGTGAACcctcagggctcaggcagggatgcTGATGACTAAAGGCCTGAGTGGTCtactagcctgagctgctgtctCACCTCCAAATCCCCCTGGTAAGGGAGCTGCTCCCATCTGTCAAAGCAACACTAAGGCCCACAGAGAGCAGGGGGACATGGGAGCTGCCTTTCTGAAAGAAGGGCCTTCCCCAGAACCCCTGGCACACGCAAACAGGAAGGGTGCTGCAGGCTCACCAGACCCCTTTATATCCTGGCAGCTCCTCATCTCTGAACCTGTGTGCCAGGGCTCTCGGTGTACCTGGCCACGGAGCTCTAGGTGCACAGTGAAAGCAACAGGACACGGAGCCGCTCCGATCAGCAATGCCACACACCAAGGCTAGCAGTGCAGGTAGGCCTCCACATAGCAACATACTCTGAAAGCAGCCGAGCAGCAAGCTCCACTGACAAGAGGTGGCCACACGTCATCTGTCAATCTCTAGAGATCTGCCCCTTAAACACGAGCAGCAGCATCTCTTCTCTGGGTAagcctccagccagccagccctcagACAGCCCTGGGAGAGCACTGACCCTGCACCATCTGGGCAGGTGGCACTGCAACCTCCAGAACCTCACCTGCACATGGAGGAAGGGGGACACAACAGTACCCTGGGGAGCTCTGCACAGCAGTGGCCTCAGCCTAGGAGACAAGGTAGCCAGGTGAAGAAGGAGCAAGTCCAGTCATGGCCCACAATGGAGTCAACAGAACTGTATGGGCAATGGCATCACAGGCAACTAACAGACCTAATGGGCTCAGCACTGTCACCTGACCTTCATCCATGGCTGGATCATCTCAAGGCCCTGCACAGTGCTAGgtcagatgggcagggatggaaaaGTTGCAGCAGGCCTGGCCTCCAGGCAATGCCAAGGCTGCCTCACCACCACCTTTTCCATCACCTAGCTCTCAAGGCTGCTTCCAGGCAGGATGACATTCAGCACAGCCACCAGTGTCAAGGGTTGGCACCAGCCCTCCTTTCGGGAGACATTAACAAGCTCCAAATCCTACGTTTGATTTAACCACCCACAAAAGGCCTCAGCGACAGAACCCAGCTGGAGCCAAAAAggctctccctcctccacagctAACTCCTCACTGCTCAGAACTGGCACCCCACTGGCACCCCCCACTGGAGGAGACCCCGCAAATGCTATCGGGTGATAGAAATTTTGCCTTGACAACTGCCATGTCActccctcctctttcccagaGGCCTTGTCTAACCCAGGCTATCTGCACGGCCAGCTGACCTGTAACTGAGCATCGATGCAGTGACTTACAATAAATGCTGGTATCAACCCAGCAGGCTCTTGGCAGCATGGCCCATGGGCCACCACCCTGCTTAGGTGGAGCACTGGGTGCAGGCAGCACAGAGCACCTAAGGGGCGAGCTAGTTTACAGCAGCAATGGAACTGCCACCATGATTCTTTACAGCTTGTGTGCTAGTCTCTGCAGTCCTGCCgcactgcagcaccccctgcccagcatGGTGCTCTGCTTCTCAAGGGGCCCTCAGCATCCTACATGGACTACACTGGGAGGTGAAGAGATTGCAGCTTGGGGCGCACAAAGGCCAAGAGAGAGACCTCTAGACTAGATTGCGCTGTGCAGGATAGAAGCTGGGACAGCTCCCAGACACAGGGTGGGATCTCAGAGGGGCCGAGCACCTGCAGCATTCAGAGTTAGTTACTCAAGCCCTCAAATTCCAGCCTGGCCATCTAGACAACTACTCTGCCGATCCTGACCGCcggctcccaggacagggtctgcgcACGCAGACGAGAGACCTGAGAGAGGCCTCCCTGCTGCATTTGCACAGGGAGGGGGGTGAGAGAGGTGTGCTGGGGGCTCCTGCATCTTGCCTGCTGCATAAGAAGGGACACCTGCTCCGTATGTCTGTTTAGCTCAGTCCATCTCAGGAGTgcacctccctctctctcacaacTGCTGGGGTCAATTCCCATTCGCCAGGGagctctgcctgctgccccgAGGAAGGCAGCCTGGCTCCCAAGGCCCTGTGCTCTCTGGGGCTCTAGATGCTGGCATGGTTTGCGTTGCCCTCGCTCAGAGCTGGACTGGAAGGAGCAGGGTGCCGGGGAGAACTCTAGGTCCCATTCTGGCTCCAGTAGCACACAGCAGAAGGTTCTCTGGGGAGATGATGGAGGCAGCAGACTGCAGCCTTTTCCCAGTCCTGTCTGCCTCTCCTCTCAGGTTCCCTTTCTCCTGATCAGCCTTATGGGCTACGCCAGGAGTGAGCTGGGCTTTCGTGGCCCTTTGGGGCTGGAAGCTAAGTCTCTGGCACAGAAACACGCTGTCATTCCGCCATCTTCCTCTGTCCAGAGTGTCCTAGGGAGAGCACtacaagcaaacagaaaacatGCAGGCGCAGCTAGACACATAGCGGCCTCCCCCCCTGCCAGAGCACAGCTCTCCTTTCCACGCAGGCACAAGAGAGCAATTGCAGcacccccacctctgccacacccctaccccactgcagcaccctgcctccttccctaTGCCtacgccctgccccagctgcccctcccctgctggctgTGACCAGCTGCAGCACCCGCTGCTCCAGAGGGGTTACAGAAAGCAGAGACTCCCCTACTGCCCCTAGGGAAGAGAAGAGACTCCAGCTCCCAGGACAGGACCTTCCCCACCCCCGGCATACATGCTGAGCCACTGGGCTGTCTCCACTGTCAGAGGTTGTGCTGATCTGACCTCTTGCCCTCACCTTGctcatctcctctctctcctccgcGTGCATCCAGATCGGCTTGTGCTCATCTGTGGGGCAAAACACAACAAAGTGCTGTTCATAACCTCGCTCCGGAGCTCCGCCCTGGCACACACTGCAGCTCCACTCCCCCCCTAGAAACCAGCCAGGATCCTGGGGGCACTGGCTTCAGAACGCACCTCTCCAGCTCTCTCCACAGGACCCTGCCTGTGAGGCTCTCCCCAACCCCAGAAGGCGCTGCATCCCTGCTGGTGGGCTGCTAATCCCTTGCTGGTTCCATAGTCACTGACCTGCTCTCCACACATAAATGACCTTTCCCTTAGCCCCGGGGAAAGCCTCCAGCCACTCTGGGGCTCCTCTTATCCTATATGGttgagggagaggggcagggcggTGCCATGCGCAGGGATGGCAGCACAAGGACAGCTGTTAGCCACAATGTACAGCGTCACTGAGCTCTGTAAGGTCTTTGGTTAGATCCCGTGGTGCCAGCCCTGCAGGAGGAATGGGgaccctctcccttcccagtcAGGTGGCTCAGAGCATTGAACTGCATGAAGACAAGCCCAGGCAGGgtgcagagcccagcaggcttTGCAGGGACTCGCCCTGCCAGCAGAGGGGACATTGCATAGAGCCAGTCCCACAGCTGGAATGGGGAACAACTCCTCAGAGAGCTATGGCCAggctccccacttcccccccccccacttccagctGTACATACCATCCACAGAGCCAAACTCCTTCACATGGGCACGGGTGAGGATCTCCTTGTACAGCACCTCAGCATCCTTGTATTTGCCTTGTTTCAGGTAGCAGGAGGCCTGCAGCCAATAGAGAGAGTTTTTCAAGCCCTATTGGGCCACGTGAGACCATGAATACCCCCTAGTGAGCTCTCCCAGGTCCCCCAGTCAGCTCCCCTAGCTCCTCCCTCACTGACCTAGATGCCACCCTATGCCCCCCAGACGCCACCCTATGCCCCCCAGacagccccccctccctgcagacgCACCAAGTTGTTCTTGGTCTTGGCCACGTTGGGGTCGTCATGGCCCAGGCGGCTCTCGTAGATCTCCAGTGCCCGGCGGTAGTAGTACTCCACCTCCTCGTACTTGCCCTGGTTCTGGCACAGTAGTGCCAGGTTGTTCAACTGCTTGGCCACGTCTGGATGGTCTTTGCCTAGAACCTGGAGAAGCCAGAGCAGGGAGGCCTCAGACAGCAGCCCCTTCAAGATCACTGCAGGCCCCATGGGTACACCATGGCTGCTCCTCCTTGGACTCCTGGGAACGCCCTACTCTACTGAGGGACACTCTAGCATGCCAGCACTCCCAGAAGCTAAAAGGCAGGGAACAAGTAGACTCCAGCTGGTCCCTCAGTGGGCATGGCCTATAGCCACATGGTGGCCAAATGCCAGGGAGATTCAGAGAAAAGGTTCATTGGCAGTGAATGGAGATGGAGACCCTGGCACTACAAAACAAAGCTGGAGGCTGGAGGAGAGCAGGTGGTGGAGGTCAgcacactgggggcagggggtaacTACAGGGATCTGCTGGATGTTTTTCAGGGCATTGgggactcagactttaaggccagaagagaccatcatgtctgatctcctgcacattgcaggccacagaacctcacctgcTCACTGCTAtaatagatccataacctctggctgagttactgaagtcctcaaatcatgaacTTATCTCCCTACCCTCCCACCCCGGGCAGACTGCTAGGAGGAGTCGGGGGAGGGCGATGCTGGTACCTTCTCCCAGATCTCGGGGATGGGAAGTAGCCCATCAGGAGGGGTGAGGGTGTATACGTGCACTCAGGGAGGGCTCAGGCTGGTACCTTCTCGCGGATCTCCAGGGCTCGCTTGCACAGCGGCTCTGCCTCCTTGTACTTTCCTCTCTTGCCATAAAGAACAGCCAGATTGTTGAGGGTCGCTGCCACCTACAGGAAcaagccccaccccactgaaGTGAGAAGGAACCAGAAGAAAtatgctgggggagaggaggaggtggggagcaAGGCTATCCTGGTCCCTTTGCACTCACCATTACAGCCGCTGGGGCGAGGCACAGCAGCAGCTTGGCAGCACGCAGCAACTCTGCCCAGCTAACTGGGCCAGGGAGAAGCAGCCTGTACCCAGCTGCAGGTGCCAGGCACGTTAGGGAAGCAGCACAGAGTTAACCAGGATGCCCAGGGTAAAACCCAAACTCCTCCCAAAAGTGCTGGAATCAGGACTGGGACTGCATGTGCCCTCACCTGATCCCTCAGCATGGTGTAGTGGGGCAGAATGCCAAGGGGTGCTCCATGGCCAGTGCCTGAGCCCCATTCCCTGCCACCCGGGGCTTTTCGTGGCAACCTGCTGCACAATCAGTGAGCGGCCCAGCCAGGTGTATCACGGAGAATGGGGGGGAACGTGACATGCTTCTTGCCCACctggcccccactccccagccagcAGAGGACATGTgcccccagggccagggcagcagaTACTCACTGCAGGGTGATCTTTCCCCAGCGTCTTCTCACGAATGGAGAGTGCATCGTTCAGCAGATGGGCTGCCTCTTTGTATTTATTCTGATCCCTGCAGCACACAGTCAGTGAGTCAAAGTGCAGGTCTAAAGTGCTGGGACTCTGAGCACGTGGCGCCTGGGACAACAGTCCCCCCAGCAATCCTGCAGCCTTTTCCAGTTCCCAATTAGCCTCAACAACCACAGCTGTACCCCCATTCCAGCCTGccctctcccatccctccccatgcCCTACAgctttccccaaatcccagcccttCCACGGCTTTCTGCAAAGCCCACCCCAGGCTAACGGGGCCTGGGCTTCATGGCCATCACCTGACGCCAAGCACTTTCCAAATGGAGACTGCCAGATGCAGGAGCCCCACATctgcagactcctgcactggcAGATGGGGAAGAAGTGGCagggccctgctccccaccccaacgCTCACCTGTACACCAGTGCCAGGATGTTGAGCATGGTGGCCACATCGGGGTGGTCGTGGCCTGACGTCTTCTCCAGGTCCTCCAGTGCCTGCTTGCAGAGTGGCACAGCCACCTCGTAGCGCCCCTGCGAGGCGTACTGGATCACCAGGTTGTGGAGGGTGCGCAGGCGTGCTGGGATCTCGTAGCCaccctgctgggcagctgctgccgCACTGCtgtgctggtggggcactgccaaCACACACACGAGTAACCAGGCTGGTGGTGGACACAGAGCACAGGCAGCACACCACTTGGGCTCACAGCACCAGCCAGGCTGGGCTACCCACTCACCTCACACCAGCCAGGGCTCTTATTACAGGCCCCAGCAGACAGACCACAGAGAaggtgggaggatggggatgggggggactgCAACCACTTACTTCCTGGGCTGTGATCCTCTTCTTCATTCGGGAACAGATCATCCAGAGAGTCCTTTGTGGAgtccccttccttctcctcctggcagggggaggggaagaaccaTCAGTGTAAAGTGCCAGCACCCCAGTAAGACAgctccccacctcaccctgtGCAGGGTCCAGTCCCCACTGAGGTCAGGCAGGTGCTCCCCGCACCCCATGGGCTCAGTGAGCCCACCCCCCAACCTCGAGTCTCACTTCCGGTCCTGGCAGCAGGGTCCCACATCACAGCTGGCTCATTAGCAGACAGACCCTGGTTCAGGCAGGTGAAAGCGCACTCCCCTTTTGGGGCTAGAGGAGTCCTGAGGGGCAGGACTGTGACACACGGCCGGATGTCCAGAGCGCAAGCCATGGACACTGGGCACTCCTGGAGGGCCTGTCCATCCCTTGGCTCAGCCCTGTGGGATGGCTCTGGGAGTTAGAGCCCCCTGCAGCAATGACTTTTACCGATGGCGAGACGTCCTCGTCATATTTCTTCAGCTGGTTCATGAACTCCAGgtgcttcttctcctcctccagctgggccacCGTCTGCTCACTGCGCTGCAGCTTCTGCTGGGTGTTGGCCAGCTCATCTCGCAGCCACTGGTTCTCCTGGCACAGTCTCCGCACCTGGGCACGCAGCTTCTGCTTCTCTGACTCCACTGCATTCAAGTGGCTGGACAGAGCCATCATCACCTGGGCCAAGAGAGCCAACGGCAACATCAGTAGTCCAGCAGGAGAACCAGCACAGCCTTCCCCCAGGGCAGCCCCACTACGCTGCTCCCTGGCCCCATCTGCCTCTCCAGACAGAGATTAGTCATTGCCAAGCTCCGATCTGGCAGAGGattctgcagcccctggggatggCATGGATTCTGCCCTCCTATGCCAGACCCCTGGGTCACCTCTACCATGCGCTTGCTACCATGCCTCCCCGTCACTCACCTGAGCCTCCCCAAGACCCAGCTCAATCATCTCCACCGACTTGCGGAGCAGATTGGATTTCTCATGCACCAGGTTGGCCTCCTCATCCTTCTTCAGACACTTGATGGTCTCCAGCAGGCTGTGCAGGATGGAGTTGTGCTCGTTCTTGAGGGCCTCCAGCCCCTGCATCACCAGCTTGGTGTTGCAGATGATCTCCTCCTGGCTTAGCTTGTCCAGCTTCTCCTCCCTTGGGTACACCATTGTGGACATAGTCCTTCACCTACACGCCTGCCTAGCAATGAGCAGAGCCGTGGTGAGTGTCAGAGCCTGGCCCACGGGAGCTACAACGGCGCAAGATCCTAAGAGAGAAGCTGCAtagagccccacccccacagacaAGTCAGAGGGGATGCCAGGGACCAGGCATCAGACGCTTTTGATTACCCCTCTCTGCAAATCCTCTCCTCTCTTCATCCCGTCTCCTTCAGGGAAGGGAGAGCTTTGGGGGCTTATCCCCTTCTAAGAGGAGGGGGACATGGAGTGCTATCTGTCACCTGCAGGAACCGTGTGtgtgggcaggaggcagagagCCAGCATCAGAACTGACGCTCTCCTCTACGCCCCCACACCTTTGGCAGCTAAGAAAGCTGATTTAGCTGCCCTTTCAGAGCGGAGTTAAGTAGCTGGCAGCTGGGATTGTAGTGAACACACCTCCAGTCCAGAGGTCACTGAGAGGGAGCCAGTGGGAACCAATGCAAAGAGGCATGAGGCACCTTGGCTGAGTAAGAAGAAAGGACAAAGGGAAGATAGAAAGAATCCAACCCAAAGTCTGTTGCTTCCTCAGCAGTAAGAAAGCACCTGCCTCAGGACCTCGGCCAACCTAAAGGGCTCACCACCCCCAGAACAAAGACATGCATTGGGCTGAGTCAGGGGAAAGGAGTACAGCATGACTGACAGGATTTAGCACAAGCAAGGGGGGAAGACACTGACAAGTTACTGAAGGCTGTTACACACAGGGAAATTTACTGCATTCCAACAGCAATATAACAGAACCACAACAGCTATGCCGATGGAACTCCCCAGGGAGACTCTTCTCTGGAATGACAGTAGCCTTTTTTCTGGGTAATTTGCTTTGCTGCCAGCCAAGGGACTGTTCCCAGCACAACATTAGGAGTCAGGGCTCCTGTGTACAAGCCGCTCCATGTCCCTGCCCATGCCTCATTCTCTCTCTATGTCCAGTGGGAGAATAAGAGCCCACCAACCTTTGTAGGGGAACTGTGAGAGTTACTGTTTTTATAGTGTGTCATTGTTACTTCTGGAGCCCTGCACAGGAGCCATCTGTGCTGTTCCTGGGGCAACGGGGACAGCATGCATTCTGCAGCCCTGAGCGTGAATGGACTATGTTGAGGGAAAGCACCGTCACATTTGACAACTGCAGTCCAAAGAGAGCAACACACACTGTGCAAACAGAACTCCTGTGCCCTGGCTGTCCCTCCCTGGCAGACCCGTAGGGTCtggtctctgccccccccccactactgcTTTAGGTGATATCTGGTTCCCCCTCTCCAAGGTGCATGGTGGAGACATACCTCCCAAAGATCTGCCCCTTCACACTCCAGCCTGACtatccccactgcctcccccataCCAGACAAGTGCCCTGGCTCCAGGCTCtgaacccactgccccaggcacATCCAATTCTTACCTCGCTCAGTGTCCCTCCCTAGGGCTGGATTAGGTGCGTGGACCTAGTGCCAGTGCTGGGGCATGCAGCAGCAACTGGTGGAGTCTGCCCACCAGCATTGCCCTCTGCAGGCATCAAGAGATACCAAGCAGACAGCGCAATCTGGGCTCATATGACCCACTGGAAGGAAGGTGGCAGGTGGCCAGGGTATTACGCCAGCcagaagagggaggggagaagggagggtgcTGGCAGCAGATTTGCCTTTGTTCTGCTGATAGGACCCACCTTTGTGTGTTATGGGCACTTTGCTCAGCAACAGTCTCCTGCCTGTGTTTACAGCATAACTAGAAATCCCACTCTAGGTGCGGCATGAGGGACGTCAGAACAAATGGAGTCTCTACAGAACTCCAGCTCCAGCAGGCACACTCCCCTCTCAGCTCTCAGGGAGGCAGCTGCTCAAGATAGCACCGACTGCCCACAAGCTCCAGTTCCTTGTTGTGGGGAAGGGCGCCCCAGAGGAGAGGTGATCTGGGCAGCTGCAGGAACACAGCCCCAGGGACACTAGTTGCACACTGAACTTGGAGAGGATCGCCCACCCACAGTGAGACAGTAagtggaaggggagagaagagactgGCAATCAGTGACCAAGGGAGATAGAGGGAGGCTGCCTATAATACAATCTGCCTGCCCCCCGGGGCGTCCTGGttgggagctggggccagaagaGGGGCTGGGCCGTGGCCAAGAGTTGGGGGTCCAGGAATGGGGCTATGGCCTGAGGCTGGGGGCAAGGTCAGACAGGGTGGTGCTCCCTCTCTGCctcccggggtggggggctggaccAGGCCCCACCACACTCCCCAGAACATTCTCCGCGAATTCCTTCCCGaacatgccccacagtttggggctCACTAGTCTATACTGAAGCGCTTTAGCTGTAGCATGTTAAATGTACACCAGCCCTCAGACTCTGCAACTTGGGAGGCAGCTCAGGAGAGCCACTGAGATTTCCAGCTCAGGGGAAAGACTGTCAATGAAACACGGGCTGCCTGAAGGAATAAAGCAGAGATGtgcctgctgctgcaggagcccAGAGGAAGAAGTGtccatcccccccagccccgccaatCTGAAGAAGGCACCCCGAGAAAGGGGCACTCCAAGCACAAGAATGGCAGGACAGTGCCACCTGAAGATGGCTTGGCCATTCTCTCCCAGGCCCTGTCTCCACTAAAGCCATGTTAGCCACAGCCTTGTGTCTAAGTCACTCAGGTGGAGTTATAGTTTCTGGCACAAAACACAGGACTTCAGCCCAGGCTCAGACACTGGGAAAGCAGGAAATGTGAATCACAGACCCCCAATGTGGGAGTGAGAagaacacccctgccccccaaaggcTTCTCAGGTTGGTGGTGTAATCCTGGCCCTTGGaggtatttaagaacaggttggacagatgtcagggatggtctaggtttacttggtcagGCCATAGTGCTCTCAGAGAGCtgaacttgatgacctctcaaggtcccttctgtTGTTGGTAGCTACCAGTGTGGTGCTTCGATgatgataaca is from Dermochelys coriacea isolate rDerCor1 chromosome 3, rDerCor1.pri.v4, whole genome shotgun sequence and encodes:
- the KLC4 gene encoding kinesin light chain 4 isoform X7; amino-acid sequence: MSTMVYPREEKLDKLSQEEIICNTKLVMQGLEALKNEHNSILHSLLETIKCLKKDEEANLVHEKSNLLRKSVEMIELGLGEAQVMMALSSHLNAVESEKQKLRAQVRRLCQENQWLRDELANTQQKLQRSEQTVAQLEEEKKHLEFMNQLKKYDEDVSPSEEKEGDSTKDSLDDLFPNEEEDHSPGMPHQHSSAAAAAQQGGYEIPARLRTLHNLVIQYASQGRYEVAVPLCKQALEDLEKTSGHDHPDVATMLNILALVYRDQNKYKEAAHLLNDALSIREKTLGKDHPAVAATLNNLAVLYGKRGKYKEAEPLCKRALEIREKVLGKDHPDVAKQLNNLALLCQNQGKYEEVEYYYRRALEIYESRLGHDDPNVAKTKNNLASCYLKQGKYKDAEVLYKEILTRAHVKEFGSVDDEHKPIWMHAEEREEMSKCSP
- the KLC4 gene encoding kinesin light chain 4 isoform X6, giving the protein MSTMVYPREEKLDKLSQEEIICNTKLVMQGLEALKNEHNSILHSLLETIKCLKKDEEANLVHEKSNLLRKSVEMIELGLGEAQVMMALSSHLNAVESEKQKLRAQVRRLCQENQWLRDELANTQQKLQRSEQTVAQLEEEKKHLEFMNQLKKYDEDVSPSEEKEGDSTKDSLDDLFPNEEEDHSPGMPHQHSSAAAAAQQGGYEIPARLRTLHNLVIQYASQGRYEVAVPLCKQALEDLEKTSGHDHPDVATMLNILALVYRDQNKYKEAAHLLNDALSIREKTLGKDHPAVAATLNNLAVLYGKRGKYKEAEPLCKRALEIREKVLGKDHPDVAKQLNNLALLCQNQGKYEEVEYYYRRALEIYESRLGHDDPNVAKTKNNLASCYLKQGKYKDAEVLYKEILTRAHVKEFGSVDDEHKPIWMHAEEREEMSKSKQRDGDPYAEYGSWYKACKVSSPTVTTTLRNLGALYRRQGKLEAAETLEACAVQSRQQGIDPINQTKVVEILKEGASAERRRSRDSLGGSVKYESATDGSEEA
- the KLC4 gene encoding kinesin light chain 4 isoform X2, with product MSTMVYPREEKLDKLSQEEIICNTKLVMQGLEALKNEHNSILHSLLETIKCLKKDEEANLVHEKSNLLRKSVEMIELGLGEAQVMMALSSHLNAVESEKQKLRAQVRRLCQENQWLRDELANTQQKLQRSEQTVAQLEEEKKHLEFMNQLKKYDEDVSPSEEKEGDSTKDSLDDLFPNEEEDHSPGMPHQHSSAAAAAQQGGYEIPARLRTLHNLVIQYASQGRYEVAVPLCKQALEDLEKTSGHDHPDVATMLNILALVYRDQNKYKEAAHLLNDALSIREKTLGKDHPAVAATLNNLAVLYGKRGKYKEAEPLCKRALEIREKVLGKDHPDVAKQLNNLALLCQNQGKYEEVEYYYRRALEIYESRLGHDDPNVAKTKNNLASCYLKQGKYKDAEVLYKEILTRAHVKEFGSVDDEHKPIWMHAEEREEMSKSKQRDGDPYAEYGSWYKACKVSSPTVTTTLRNLGALYRRQGKLEAAETLEACAVQSRQQGIDPINQTKVVEILKEGASAERRRSRDSLGGSVKYESATDGSEEEGTGALQRSSSLVKLRDVIRRSSEILVKKLQGNAPLEPRNTNLKRAASLNYLNTSSDEDSPGLLAESRGFSVSSVDLSSHSSLLTSN
- the KLC4 gene encoding kinesin light chain 4 isoform X3; this translates as MSTMVYPREEKLDKLSQEEIICNTKLVMQGLEALKNEHNSILHSLLETIKCLKKDEEANLVHEKSNLLRKSVEMIELGLGEAQVMMALSSHLNAVESEKQKLRAQVRRLCQENQWLRDELANTQQKLQRSEQTVAQLEEEKKHLEFMNQLKKYDEDVSPSEEKEGDSTKDSLDDLFPNEEEDHSPGMPHQHSSAAAAAQQGGYEIPARLRTLHNLVIQYASQGRYEVAVPLCKQALEDLEKTSGHDHPDVATMLNILALVYRDQNKYKEAAHLLNDALSIREKTLGKDHPAVAATLNNLAVLYGKRGKYKEAEPLCKRALEIREKVLGKDHPDVAKQLNNLALLCQNQGKYEEVEYYYRRALEIYESRLGHDDPNVAKTKNNLASCYLKQGKYKDAEVLYKEILTRAHVKEFGSVDDEHKPIWMHAEEREEMSKSKQRDGDPYAEYGSWYKACKVSSPTVTTTLRNLGALYRRQGKLEAAETLEACAVQSRQQGIDPINQTKVVEILKEGASAERRRSRDSLGGSVKYESATDGSEEVSMGVQWSGLETSSIIKLPEYIQR
- the KLC4 gene encoding kinesin light chain 4 isoform X1 — encoded protein: MSTMVYPREEKLDKLSQEEIICNTKLVMQGLEALKNEHNSILHSLLETIKCLKKDEEANLVHEKSNLLRKSVEMIELGLGEAQVMMALSSHLNAVESEKQKLRAQVRRLCQENQWLRDELANTQQKLQRSEQTVAQLEEEKKHLEFMNQLKKYDEDVSPSEEKEGDSTKDSLDDLFPNEEEDHSPGMPHQHSSAAAAAQQGGYEIPARLRTLHNLVIQYASQGRYEVAVPLCKQALEDLEKTSGHDHPDVATMLNILALVYRDQNKYKEAAHLLNDALSIREKTLGKDHPAVAATLNNLAVLYGKRGKYKEAEPLCKRALEIREKVLGKDHPDVAKQLNNLALLCQNQGKYEEVEYYYRRALEIYESRLGHDDPNVAKTKNNLASCYLKQGKYKDAEVLYKEILTRAHVKEFGSVDDEHKPIWMHAEEREEMSKSKQRDGDPYAEYGSWYKACKVSSPTVTTTLRNLGALYRRQGKLEAAETLEACAVQSRQQGIDPINQTKVVEILKEGASAERRRSRDSLGGSVKYESATDGSEEVSMGVQWSGEGTGALQRSSSLVKLRDVIRRSSEILVKKLQGNAPLEPRNTNLKRAASLNYLNTSSDEDSPGLLAESRGFSVSSVDLSSHSSLLTSN
- the KLC4 gene encoding kinesin light chain 4 isoform X4, with translation MSTMVYPREEKLDKLSQEEIICNTKLVMQGLEALKNEHNSILHSLLETIKCLKKDEEANLVHEKSNLLRKSVEMIELGLGEAQVMMALSSHLNAVESEKQKLRAQVRRLCQENQWLRDELANTQQKLQRSEQTVAQLEEEKKHLEFMNQLKKYDEDVSPSEEKEGDSTKDSLDDLFPNEEEDHSPGMPHQHSSAAAAAQQGGYEIPARLRTLHNLVIQYASQGRYEVAVPLCKQALEDLEKTSGHDHPDVATMLNILALVYRDQNKYKEAAHLLNDALSIREKTLGKDHPAVAATLNNLAVLYGKRGKYKEAEPLCKRALEIREKVLGKDHPDVAKQLNNLALLCQNQGKYEEVEYYYRRALEIYESRLGHDDPNVAKTKNNLASCYLKQGKYKDAEVLYKEILTRAHVKEFGSVDDEHKPIWMHAEEREEMSKSKQRDGDPYAEYGSWYKACKVSSPTVTTTLRNLGALYRRQGKLEAAETLEACAVQSRQQGIDPINQTKVVEILKEGASAERRRSRDSLGGSVKYESATDGSEELETSSIIKLPEYIQR
- the KLC4 gene encoding kinesin light chain 4 isoform X5, whose translation is MSTMVYPREEKLDKLSQEEIICNTKLVMQGLEALKNEHNSILHSLLETIKCLKKDEEANLVHEKSNLLRKSVEMIELGLGEAQVMMALSSHLNAVESEKQKLRAQVRRLCQENQWLRDELANTQQKLQRSEQTVAQLEEEKKHLEFMNQLKKYDEDVSPSEEKEGDSTKDSLDDLFPNEEEDHSPGMPHQHSSAAAAAQQGGYEIPARLRTLHNLVIQYASQGRYEVAVPLCKQALEDLEKTSGHDHPDVATMLNILALVYRDQNKYKEAAHLLNDALSIREKTLGKDHPAVAATLNNLAVLYGKRGKYKEAEPLCKRALEIREKVLGKDHPDVAKQLNNLALLCQNQGKYEEVEYYYRRALEIYESRLGHDDPNVAKTKNNLASCYLKQGKYKDAEVLYKEILTRAHVKEFGSVDDEHKPIWMHAEEREEMSKSKQRDGDPYAEYGSWYKACKVSSPTVTTTLRNLGALYRRQGKLEAAETLEACAVQSRQQGIDPINQTKVVEILKEGASAERRRSRDSLGGSVKYESATDGSEEVSMGVQWSGA